One Candidatus Hydrogenedentota bacterium DNA segment encodes these proteins:
- a CDS encoding Gfo/Idh/MocA family oxidoreductase translates to MAKTYRWGILGTGNIAAKFATCLGVCENAQLHAVGSRSRESAETFGNRFRAPVRHASYEALANDPDVDVVYIATPHALHKENAIQCLRGGKAVLCEKPFTLNMAEAEEVFAAAGEARRFLMEGMWTRFFPAIRQAEQWIAGGAIGEPRMVQASFGFRMDYADRGRLWDPALGGGSLLDVGIYPITIASIAFQDAPASVCGAAHLSDRGVDEQAAFVLKYLGGKLAVLSSAIRTVTNWDAFIYGETGMIQIHSPFWQPEKVTLIPAPDSDREAVCFEKPHESLGFEYEIREVMECLDAGLLECPAMPHRRTREIMSTMDELRRQWELTYPGE, encoded by the coding sequence ATGGCCAAGACGTATCGCTGGGGTATCCTCGGCACGGGGAATATCGCCGCAAAGTTCGCCACCTGCCTCGGCGTGTGTGAAAACGCCCAGCTGCACGCGGTCGGATCGCGCAGCCGGGAGAGCGCCGAAACCTTCGGGAACCGCTTCCGGGCGCCGGTGCGGCACGCCTCGTACGAGGCGCTCGCGAACGATCCGGATGTGGACGTGGTGTATATCGCCACGCCGCACGCCCTGCACAAGGAAAACGCGATCCAGTGCCTGCGCGGGGGCAAGGCCGTGCTTTGCGAAAAGCCCTTCACGCTGAACATGGCCGAGGCCGAGGAGGTGTTTGCGGCCGCGGGCGAAGCCCGGCGCTTTCTCATGGAAGGGATGTGGACCCGCTTCTTCCCGGCCATACGGCAGGCGGAACAGTGGATCGCCGGCGGGGCCATCGGCGAGCCGCGGATGGTGCAGGCGAGCTTTGGCTTCCGGATGGACTACGCCGATCGCGGCCGCCTCTGGGATCCGGCGCTGGGCGGCGGCAGCCTGCTGGACGTGGGCATCTACCCGATCACCATCGCCTCCATTGCCTTTCAGGACGCGCCCGCGAGTGTCTGCGGCGCGGCGCACCTGAGCGATCGCGGCGTGGACGAGCAGGCCGCGTTCGTTCTCAAATACCTGGGCGGGAAGCTGGCGGTGCTGTCGAGCGCCATCCGCACGGTCACCAATTGGGACGCGTTCATATACGGCGAAACCGGCATGATCCAGATCCACAGCCCGTTCTGGCAGCCCGAAAAGGTGACGCTGATCCCCGCGCCGGACAGCGATCGCGAAGCGGTATGCTTTGAGAAACCGCACGAGAGCCTTGGCTTCGAATACGAAATCCGCGAGGTCATGGAATGCCTCGACGCCGGCCTGCTGGAGTGCCCCGCGATGCCGCACCGCCGCACCCGGGAAATCATGAGCACGATGGACGAACTTCGCCGCCAGTGGGAGCTTACGTACCCGGGTGAATAA